The Populus trichocarpa isolate Nisqually-1 chromosome 2, P.trichocarpa_v4.1, whole genome shotgun sequence genome has a window encoding:
- the LOC7474534 gene encoding uncharacterized protein LOC7474534 isoform X1 has translation MSSISSSMLFSSSPRPPPPPQVLRVSSLYTAKPSFSDSMATSAPKWAQKTITLPPHRRGCHLITPKILNEIGSDLSEFKCGLAHLFLHHTSASLTINENYDSDVRDDTETFLNKIVPEGRSAPWKHTLEGPDDMPAHIKSSMFGCSLTFYSCAGFQSLMESLIWALGREYGCVSTGTTLLRVKLWLPLMEYEELVFGFCVFVT, from the exons ATGTCCTCCATCTCTTCTTCAATGCTTTTCTCCTCCTCGCCTcgtcctcctcctccgcctcagGTGCTTCGTGTCAGCTCGCTCTACACAGCAAAGCCTTCCTTCTCCGATTCCATGGCTACCTCTGCTCCCAAGTGGGCCCAGAAGACTATTACTCTGCCCCCACACCGCCGTGGCTGTCATCTTATTACCCCAAag aTACTGAACGAAATTGGGAGTGACTTGTCAGAATTCAAGTGCGGCCTTGCTCATCTCTTCT TGCATCACACAAGCGCCTCTCTTACTATCAATGAGAATTACGACTCTGATGTCCGAGATGACACCGAGACTTTCCTCAACAAAATTGTTCCTGAG GGAAGATCTGCTCCTTGGAAGCATACCCTCGAAG GTCCAGATGACATGCCGGCACACATTAAATCATCAATGTTCGGATGTTCCCTAAC TTTCTATTCCTGTGCAGGATTCCAATCACTGATGGAAAGCTTAATATGGGCACTTGGCAG GGAATATGGCTGTGTGAGCACCGGGACCACCCTACTGCGCGTAAAGTTGTGGTTACCCTTAATGGAATATGAGGAGCTAGTATTTGGCTTTTGTGTGTTTGTAACTTAA
- the LOC7474534 gene encoding uncharacterized protein LOC7474534 isoform X2, whose protein sequence is MSSISSSMLFSSSPRPPPPPQVLRVSSLYTAKPSFSDSMATSAPKWAQKTITLPPHRRGCHLITPKILNEIGSDLSEFKCGLAHLFLHHTSASLTINENYDSDVRDDTETFLNKIVPEGRSAPWKHTLEGPDDMPAHIKSSMFGCSLTIPITDGKLNMGTWQGIWLCEHRDHPTARKVVVTLNGI, encoded by the exons ATGTCCTCCATCTCTTCTTCAATGCTTTTCTCCTCCTCGCCTcgtcctcctcctccgcctcagGTGCTTCGTGTCAGCTCGCTCTACACAGCAAAGCCTTCCTTCTCCGATTCCATGGCTACCTCTGCTCCCAAGTGGGCCCAGAAGACTATTACTCTGCCCCCACACCGCCGTGGCTGTCATCTTATTACCCCAAag aTACTGAACGAAATTGGGAGTGACTTGTCAGAATTCAAGTGCGGCCTTGCTCATCTCTTCT TGCATCACACAAGCGCCTCTCTTACTATCAATGAGAATTACGACTCTGATGTCCGAGATGACACCGAGACTTTCCTCAACAAAATTGTTCCTGAG GGAAGATCTGCTCCTTGGAAGCATACCCTCGAAG GTCCAGATGACATGCCGGCACACATTAAATCATCAATGTTCGGATGTTCCCTAAC GATTCCAATCACTGATGGAAAGCTTAATATGGGCACTTGGCAG GGAATATGGCTGTGTGAGCACCGGGACCACCCTACTGCGCGTAAAGTTGTGGTTACCCTTAATGGAATATGA